agcgagaggcaggcacttaagtaCGCTATCGTGGGcaccgctattggctgctgggaccacgtgttccactgtggcaccctcacactGAAATCAGGCCAGGAGGCGCGCATCACCACAGCCACGATGGTGCTGAGACCTCTACGGGTGTTCAACGTCCAtaacgtctggcgcggattcaaattccgtggcgcgATGTACCagaatttccttaaagactctcccaatactaacttatttgagttagtaacactatcattgaacttaattcccactgtaaagtttccAACTAGGGTagacaattgctcacaaacagctgtTGATAATACTTTTATAGAAAAGTtctatgaacaaaattatattacaaaaccaatagtcaatggcgtCTCAGACCacaacatgcagttccttctgataAATGTtattactgaacaggatataagatctgttaaatctgaacacaagagggtaatcaataagccaaaaattgattattttaggaaacTCCTtggagacattcactggagtgatgtttacagtactcatggcatgaatgaaaaatataacacttttgataataaagtgcttaccttatttttcccccaaaactaagcAAGGTTACAGCAAGGTCTATAAAGAacccatggattactcaaggaatagagatatcttgtaaaacaaaaagaaaactgtatctgtcaatccaaaacagttctgatgttgatgctatagcacattgcaAGAAATACTGCTAaacattaaagactgtaatatggacatcaaagcaaatatattacaatgaAAAGATAGTCATATTAGATAACAATGACAGTATAGGACattgtgaaggaggagaccggtagaaccagacttaaagaggagcaaatagcattaagactacatgatacattggtgacaaatgtgtatagtgttgcagaactgtttaacaatcattttataactgttactgaaaagatggggttgtcaggttctgtagatgctactatggaatacctcagaccagacatttcaagtaacttccgtagtatgaatttgaccctctctaccccagcagaagtaatgtccatcataaaatctttaaaatcagaaaGACCTAGTGGGTACGACgaaatatcaatgaagttaattaaagaatgtgattctgagttaagtaagaTATTGAGCTATCTgcgtaaccagtcatttatcagtggaatatttcttgGCTGGTTgacatatgctgaagttaagccactatttaagaagggagataaaggaaCAGTGTGAAATTTctctccaatttcacttttgccagcattatcAAAAACTTGAGGAAAGGTAATATTCAATCAGCTTTATcaacatcttatcacaaataaggtcacagtttggatttctaaagggttctaatattgagaaggctatctacagttacagtgaaaatgtactcaattcattagacaaaaaattgcaggcaactggtatattttgtggccTGTCAAAGGCATTTGGCTGTGTAAATCACACTACCCATTTAAAAAATATTAGTATATTATGACgtaacagaaaatgctgcaaaatggttcaaatcttatatctctggcaggaaacaaagggtgttattaggtaagagacatgtattaagctatcagacatcatccaattggtaactaattacatgtggagtcccacaaggttTTATCTTAGAGCCTTTACTTTTTCTTCTGTGTATCAACGACCTTTCACCATTAACATTACcatatgctaagtttgttttgtttgtcattgatacaaacattgcaataaatagcaaatcaagtgcagtcttagaaagaccagctaataaaatatttgtggacattaatgactggttcctagccaattctttttcACTAAACACTACATGCAGttaagaacttgtaaggggtgtcccatgagtatatgcctaacatatgatgacaaacagatagaagaagtgggcagtattaaattcttgggagtacagcttgatgataaattcaactgggaggagcacaccacaaaactgctgaagcgtctaaacaaatctgtatttgcaatgcaaattctgtcagacataggggatataaaaatgaaaaagctggcacaatatgcttactttcactccataatgtcatatggattATTTTCTGGGTAATTCATCAAACCAACCCAAAGTTTTCTGCATACAAAAAAGGGCAATAAGAGTTTTATGTGGTgtaaactcaagaacatcttgcagaggCCTGTTTTTGGGACTAGGGATACTAACTTCTGCTTCCCACCATATTTATTCctgaatgaaatttgtcattaaaaatatatcactctttcaaaccaacagctcagttcatagaatcaatacaagaaataagaaaaatcttCACAAGGCTTTAAAGTCActaactcttgtacaaaaaggtgtgcattattcaggaacacacattttcaataactttccagcagccataaaaagcttaacaatcaatgaaatttagtttaagagaagcctaaaggatttattggtggccaactcctcctactccaataagtattgtagtagttctataaTATGTTTATTACtgtgtaaacaaaaaaaatttaattttaaattcagtgcattaatgtgatcttagaaaatgagtgttgtaaaatgatcctttcatatagtgttcattatatatttttttttaaaatcactaTTATTTCACCTGGGACCTGTGGaagatacattagcttatttgctttagttgtaaatatttgtcacgtgttattgtttttctgacatgattTACATCCTGGAGGCCCTCCTCACTATGGattaattggaatgaaagtaaatctaatctaatctaaccactcTTTTGAGCATGACAGTGACCCATGCACCCTACTAGAGAGATTTTTCCAAGCTAGGTACATGACTACTATGTATCATGATGTCTATTTTGTTGGTTTCTTCATGTGCAAACTTCCAAGAACTTTACATCACCAATAAGTTTCCAGCCAGCTTATCATAACTGCAGCACAAAGCCTCACTTAGCTAGTAACCTAACTGTACCCACCCACAAAACCAAAATATACTCAATCTCCTTCCCCATGCTGCTGTGTGCCTCTGGAACAAACTATGCTGCCCAGTATGCTGAATTCAGTAGCCTGTTCCATTTATGAAAATGTTGAAAGCATTCTTTTTGTCATCATATAATATTTCCTTTGAAATGAACATAATGGACATTTCTCTCTGTCAAACAGTGAAGTAAATGGTCACTTTTACTTCTAGCTACACTTATTTCTCCTTCATTTTGTGAGTCAGCAAATTGattattttttctttccttctcacttccacttttttccacatttttctttctctCCTACTACCACTGCTACTCTCCCATTCACTGCTGCATGGGCACACAGTTTACATCCACCTAACtaaattattttcgttttttctgcaaAGTAATCACTATTTTTACATGTATGTAATGGCTATTTTAAACTATTCAATTTCACATTAAATGCAACACCTTTCATAATGTATACTCCATAAAGATATTACTGAAAATATAAAGAATGCCAGGTGTAAGGGAGGACCTTATGTATTTAATATGGCCagaatacacaaaaaaattaataaataaaagagaGGGAATGTGTAAAATCAGCAAAGAGGAGGGGGTTAGTGGTAAAAAAAAAGTAGAAGTAGTCATCGGGGAGTGTCTGCAGTGGGAATGTAGGTATGAACATATTAAGAGGGGAAGAAATGTGGGTTAGCAGCTCAGCAGCTATGACGGAAGGGGGTCAGCAGATCCGACAATTCTTGAAATTTCCAGTCTTTTACGTTTCCTAATTGAACAGTCTGTTAATATAGACAAATAGTTTGCATTCATTAGCTAACAACAGAACTGTAATTATTAATTCTGTTTTTTCCACCACTTTTACAATGCCATAGAACATtttaaacattatttgtgaaaTTCTACTCCAGAATGCCAACATTTGGGTAATTTACCTGGAAGAATGCAACCACAAGTCCAATAACTCCAACAAGATGTAGTCTTTCTACAAACCACATTTGCACTTGCTCTGCACATCCTTTGTCATACCAGACATCTGCTGTTCCATTCCGTCCACATtctgaaaatgaaaaacaattgtCCATGAAAAATTAGCAACAATCCAATGTAGTAAAATCCTTTTCCTGGCAAGATTTATGCAGTATTCTTATAACTACACTGCTAAACTACAGCCTTTTTTCTTTAAAAACAGTAACCATAAATTAATTCCTGAAGATTACTTAGGGTCATTACAATATCTGGAAGACCAGTTCAAAATCATTTTTGAAAAAGTGACAGTTTTATGACAAGAAtagttgctagtcaccatatagtggagatgctgagttgcagatagggaggggagagagagagagagagagagagagagagagagagagagagagagagagagagagagagagagtgtgtgggaggggggggggggcacatgcacACATGTGTGTGCGCGTCCATATCTGTCATCCATTTTTGACAAAGGCTAGTAGGCtggaagcttattttgtgacagtctttttcttgagcctatctgctactcagcatctcaactgaagtcatcaacatgagttcacaatGCAAATGTTTCTACTCAGACACATGGAGGCAAAACTGCAGAACCTGCGTTACAACTTATGTTGTCAGAAATTCTGTTTGACACATTTTGTCCATTGTGTGTCGCCACAATCCAACTCAAAAATTAACTCAGAGGTAAGAGATTTTCattcaatttatattttaaacAATAGGCCTACAGGCAAAGATGGAAATCAATTTCTCCATGGAGATTATAttaagaatttaattttattttttgtttttgcaacAACAAACAATGGAATGACCTGTATCTTACAAAAGTTATGAGTCAATCGACATGTATTCTTCATTCTTTATTGAAAGACTATTTTTTTTAACTCTCATATTTTTTTCTCGGACTGTACAAATAATATTCCAacctcagtctttccttctcaccccgtatgataagtctcccctgacctgcagttctgggtgactttctcaaaatctacccattttctagacctctccagtccttttccttcacctttcttccttccccttcaacccttgtgcctgaagaaggagccactggctcctaaagctcaccaatcacaacagtcttatgtgtgtgttctgttgccatttggtgagtagattttttatccatccaattaaataattttatctataattgattgttttcattgttaaataCATAAGATAAGATAGATTGcagtagtaagaagtgttgtaaccTCATTTCTGGGGTAACAAGGCATATGACATATAAGCAAGAAATGCTAGAAGACTCTCATATGTGGATGTACCATTTGCTCACCTTACATGGCCCCCACTTTGTACAACACTATGAATGCATCTTCAGTAGAGATTCAAATTTTGTAATGTGGGAAGTCCTCTGTCTAATTTATTTAAGCAATGAGCTATTCATGGTACATATTTAGTAACTTATGATTTTGTTGTAACCTAGGTGTAAAAAAATGCTCTTTCTTGCCACCACATGtataaaaagaagcaaaaaataaGTACTTAGTCAAAGAAACAGCACTGTATTCTCCAGAACCTTACTGATGTGGTGTTTCAAAGATGTTGCTTTTATGGTAAAGGTTTCACAGTAAACAAACTGTTTGAAGTAATTCCTAAGTATgaagagaaaagtaatgaggctTTGTGGAAATACTCACCAGTGATATTCACTTGGGGCAGGCAGCAAGAGTCAGGAACAAATTTCTCACCCCTCCATGCACCAATGTCAAACCAGTCTTCATAACCTGTCACACCACAGCAATGGAACTGTCAACAAAAAGCATTAAACCACAATCACTCACAAAAGTGTTTCACATAATAAGTTAAATCTTAAAGACTTAGAATACTTTCTTattagaaaaggaaagaaaatggttcaTGTAAATATCTCCTTGGGCACTATTTAAGCATTACCACTGTACCTCATTGTGAATGTGGTCCCATATCTTCTCCAGGCTGTTGGGTGGTGTGCTGTTGTAATGGTCACGGATCCCAATAAGTAATTCCTGCCTCAGACTGTGGCTGAGATGTTCCCGGAACACAAAAGCAAGTGTCGCAAACACAAACTCCACCACAAACATGAAGATCACCAGGCTGAAGTACTGCAAAGAAATGAACAACATTGGTATACTGCAATGTGATTTCAACATAAGGACACAGTGTATTTCAACAATAATAATCATATGCAATAAATGTAAATGAGCCGATGGTGGATTCTACTACCTCCTCAGAAATTTCCATACCATTATTGGGCTAATGACTATGTGGGTTTCATAATATCAAATGTTAACAACATATTCATGTCCACCATGTAAAAGCAAAGAGCAAATAACTTTAGATGAATCAAAAATAACTGATTAACAATATGTGTACCACCAGaaaaatatgttcctctttaaaagactgacaggactgcagcagctggttccccactatTCTAATTCCACCTTCCTCGCCAAGAATTTTATAGCATGCAGCCATATTCATGCTCTTTTAACACGGAACATTCTAAACCATTCTATGCAGCCGCTCTTTGTAGTTAAGCTTTCAAACTCAGTACCTTCCTTCCACTGCCCTTATCTACATATCTTTCTCTCCCATTATCTCCTTTTCCTCTCACTGATTTACAGTGTATCCTATTGCTACTCTCTTCCCTCacactgctcaaatggttcaaatggctctgagcactatgggacttaacatctatggtcatcagtcccctagaacgtagaactacttaaacctaactaacctaaggacagcacacaacacccagccatcacgaggcagagaaaatccctgaccccgccgggaatcgaacccgggaacccgggcgtaggaagcgagaacgctaccgcacaaccacaagatgcgggcacttacactgtctcctttctatttctttcccactgtcactgtctccaccATACTTCAGAAGGTCTAAAATTCTAGGAGGCATCCAACTTATTTTCTCTCCTATAGCCACCTGTTTAAAATTTCAGTCCAAAATGCGCCTTCATCTAAACCTATGTGTTACAGTTCACTGATCTGGGATGGACCAGGCCTTCCAAACCTATGTATGGTCTCAACATATTCATTTTCACTGTCTCTTctgtctccatccatctctctttctcttttgctgCAGCTGTCTCTCATCAATATCTCCTCTCTCCTTAGCTCTCACTGCCATCGCCCTCGTTCATCTCTGTCTGTTTCACTgacactttctctctcccaccctcactgtctcctctgtctctccctcttgcactgtctcctctctcttccattgTCACTGTCTCTCAGCTACTCTTTTTCAGCGCAAAAAAGTGTGAATGTTTTTGCATGACAAAATTTTTtgttgaggaagatagaatgaggatTGAGGTAGATGGTTCTCCACTATTCTGCCAGTCTTTTAAATAGGATCATATTCCCTTCTCCTCCAAAAGGTGCGTTCTTCCACTGTTGTCATTGTTTTCCCTGCTACAACAACGTGTGCAGCCTATATAAAACGAGTCCaacaggtcagtaaaattttgacggtttatttacatactttgacacatGCAAACAACAAGAAGTATACATAATACAACgacagaaaaaattgtaacaaaaaaaatttatcAAGGTAGAAGAGTGAGATTTGCGTAatattaaagtgattaacattgaaatatCACAGTTTAATTTAAGCTTgtgataagctattgcaaatgtgaaatgctagtacattaataacccgtgtaGCTGCCAGAAATTTGAATGCAGGCCTGCCAACGTGCATACATTTTCTTGTACAGGTGCCAAGGATGGAGTTCCATTcagttgtacttggtcggtcaataaagggacgattaatgctgtctgtggatgacgatgtcccaaatgtgctcgaCTGGCGACACATCTGGTtttcaagcaggccaaggcaacatgtcgacggtACAggacgtctggttcggagctgtccttgaagtaacctatttgttacagttctttgtgtcactgtggtgccaattgttctcagattgctgctgcagatgcagtacgactaTGGTCTTCCATAACGTGACCGTTTGGAACCCGAACTTCTTGCGACAGTGCATTACCATGACCACCCCTGCCAGCAGTTATCTACAGTGGCTAGatacctgccaagtctttctgcagtatcgcagaaggaacatccagcttctcttagtcGTGTTACACGATCTTCTCCAAACTCAGCGAGATTGTTGCTAATagcgtctttgccgccttaaaggcattcttgactaacatcagctcaccatgtccaatctcaaaggtaacgaacactcacgaccgttacagcgtatatttcaaACGAACATGACttgtatcctcatagtgacgctactagcgccactattaCACGACTGGCAAGAAATttggatagacatcatctttcagatgcagaaactcgtctaccaactttcgtttacgtcgcacagctccttcttggttttGTGAtctctttccgtcagtgtataaggttaacacaaaaccgtttgttttacatttttctggataCTTTGTTCATCAGTCGCAACTCATCAAAAACGCccggcttatgatttgtatcttgaaagagtaaaaatgttattcgCAGTGTTACTGAATTTGTAGTCTCCAGTTTGACGTAacttttggcagtcattttaaatttttcaggCGTTTAAGTCCCTCTCTAGCCCATTTCTCACTGCAGTACTACATCGGGCAAATTTGCATAGGCGTGAAGTGTCCATCATACAGAGATAGCGCattataaagttttattggtgagaaATTGCTGACTAAAAACAGTTTGCTGACCTCAGAACCCTTGTGATGACCCTAGAATCCTTGCCATGTGTTCACCGTGTCAGTTAAAATTACATTTACGTCTAAGACCATGTATTACGTTTCACATGTTACTTTCATAAGCTTCATAACTTTGAAGTTTTGGATCTCGGTAAAGAATGATAATATCAAAACGAGTTCATCAGCTTAACAACATGTGGTAAAAATTTCAACGATATGCCACGAATAGAAGTTATAGAAGCGGCCATCCCCACAACTGGTATTTTTCATAACCAAAAACCATGGTTTATCGGGGTTTGCTCAGAAACCGCCCATGAACAAATGATACTTTTGCGAGTCGCCTAAGACCCATCCCGTAACACACCCAATGCAAAAGAACCAGTCGATTTTCTCAATTTTTCTTGGAGGAAGTGTGTATATTTTAAATTTCGATCGTATAGTGTAGGTTAGCCACAGATTGTCCGTACTTCCGATATATATACAATGGTCGAAAGGCCAAGGGCTATGCAAAAACTTGACTCCCTATCCAATAGAAACCGAAACATGAGCTCCTGAAAAGTCGCATATTCGAATTCAGCTTTTCGAAACATACTGTATTTTTACGTGCATTTCCGATTCGCCCTGGTTTCTTACCAATACGGCCATATTCTCTTCTTTACAAAAAGCCAGTATCTACGCCAGGGACCCTGGTCTCTAGTTCTTCAAACCACAAAGACGCAGtgagatgattccagaatgagattttcactctgcagcggagtgtgcgttgatatgaaacttcctggcagattaaaactgtgtgcccgaccgagactcgaactcgggacctttgcctttcgcgggcaagtgctctaccagctgagctaccgaagcacgactcacgcccggtcctcacaactttacttctgccattatctcgtctcctaccttccaaactttacagaagctctgctgcgaaccttgcagaactagcactcctgaaagaaaggatactgcggagacatggcttagccacagcctgggggatgtttccagaatgagattttcactctgcagcggagtgtgcgctgatatgaaacttcctggcagattaaaactgtgtgctctaccaagagcacttgcctacgaaaggcaaaggtcccgagttcgagtctcggtcgggcacacagttttaatctgccaggaagtttcatattagcacacactccgctgcagagtgaaaatctcattctggaaacataccctaggctgtggctaagccatgtctccgcagtatcctttctttcagaagtgctagttctgcaagtttcgcaggagagcttctgtaaagtttggaaggtaggagacgaggtactggcagaagtaaagccggtACTACAGGCCAATTGCAATGCTCAacgcggactataaaatcttcgcccgaatactcgccagccgcat
This genomic interval from Schistocerca cancellata isolate TAMUIC-IGC-003103 chromosome 3, iqSchCanc2.1, whole genome shotgun sequence contains the following:
- the LOC126174894 gene encoding tetraspanin-9, with amino-acid sequence MGRSGYTCVRHVFCTLNVIMWLSGCGLLGVGIWLRLAYEGYTTLLPQYAAVSADSMLIAAGVIVFVIAFFGCCGAWFQNRCMLITYFSLVIFMFVVEFVFATLAFVFREHLSHSLRQELLIGIRDHYNSTPPNSLEKIWDHIHNEFHCCGVTGYEDWFDIGAWRGEKFVPDSCCLPQVNITECGRNGTADVWYDKGCAEQVQMWFVERLHLVGVIGLVVAFFQLFGLISSMLLFCTVRHKRSTHAYKAYHPNS